The region AGTTTTTGAGAGGTTCTTTTCTTCGACGTAAATTCTTAGCTCAATGCTTCTACCTGATTTTGTCTTCCATTGGTCGCTGCGATATTGTAAATTTCCGGCTACGATGGCAAAGAGATAGGAAGGCTTTGGAAATGGATCTTCCCAGACCACTTCTTGTCTGCCGTCTTCCCATTCTTGGCTGTGGATGAGATTTCCATTGGAAAGTAAGGTGGGAAACTCCTCTTTAGGGGCTGAAAGAGTCACCTGAAATCGTATTGGATTATCAGGTCGATCAATTGAATAGGTGATCTTTCGAAAGCCTTCCGGTTCATTCTGTGTGCAAAGCATAGACCCAGAATGGTATAGACCTTCTAAAGCGGTATTGTGTTTGGGGCTTAGGCTATTCTCTACCGTTAGGCGAAAGCTTCGACCGGGTACTATGCGTAGGAAGAGGCCATCCTCGGAGACATGGTATTGCAGAGGCTCAGCGATGGCACCATTGATCCGAAGGCTTAAAAAACCAAGCCCCTCTCCATGGAAAAAGACTCCAGGAAGTGCTTCCCCTTCCCAATCGCCTACATATTCTACCAGGTAATCGGTGCGAACTATGGTACGCTCTAGGTCTAAATCAAAGCGTATCTTTGCTTCGGGAGTGATCCAAAGGGGGCTTGTATACTCTTCTAGGAAATGGGGTTTGAGCTCAGTAGAGGAAGACGACACACTCCCTCTATCTCAATGCAAGGAAGAAAGGAAAAGTGAATTTTATACTATTTCTCTTTTCTTTTGTCTTCTGCGAAAGTTACCTTTAAATTTCTACCATCGATGGGCTGGCCATTCATTTGGGTAACGGCATCTTGGGCAGCCTCTTCGTTTGCATAGGTTATGAAGGCAAATCCCCGAAAGTTCCCTGTTTCACGGTCATGGATCATCTTAAGATCTTGGATTGCACCATACACGGAAAAAATCTGACGGATATTCTCCTCTTTGAGAGTGAATTTTAAATTGCCTACATAAATCTTTTTAGAAATCATTCTTGCCTCAATCGCATTCCCTCCTCCTAGGAAAGGAACGGGTCGAGTGAACTTCTTTGTCAAAAAATGTCAATTCCAATAATTCCTTGCAAATATAGAGAAGTTCTAAGTTTACTTTAGAATTTTGTTCCCTGACTGGGCTTTCAAAATACGCCCAAAGGATGGGAAAAAAGGGTCCATTCGATCGACCCTGACGGGGGAAAAATGAAAGATGATACGAGTCCACTACTGTTTTGGGACCACCGCAAACAGTCGCAAAAGGTAACAAATGCTATCTTGGTGGCAGTCTCTGCCATTTCAGTCCTCGTGACCTTCGGCGTCTCATACATCATATTGATGGAAAATGAATCCAATCTTTTTTTGCTTTTATTTATTTTGCCTGGATCTTTAGCTTTTGGCCTCCTTCCCTTTCTCATCATCTTCATTGCGCAAAAGAAAAACAAAAAGATCGAATTCCAAAGATCTTTAAAAAAAATCTATATCTATGAAGGGAAGGTTTGTAAAAATGAACTCTCTTACCACCAAATCCAGTCCATTAAACAATCAAGATATACTTATGTAGTTAAAAATAAGAATAGCTCACGAACTGTTACGGTTTTTACGGTAGTTGCACCTGACTGTATGGACCAAATTTTAGCCGAATCGCTTGACATCTTTCAGATTCGACAATTTGCAGAGACAATCGCCAAAGAATTAAGAGTAGATATCCAAACGGAATCGGGCGAAGTAAGAAAATTTTCCGATTT is a window of Leptospira ryugenii DNA encoding:
- a CDS encoding RNA recognition motif domain-containing protein, which gives rise to MTKKFTRPVPFLGGGNAIEARMISKKIYVGNLKFTLKEENIRQIFSVYGAIQDLKMIHDRETGNFRGFAFITYANEEAAQDAVTQMNGQPIDGRNLKVTFAEDKRKEK